One Dysidea avara chromosome 7, odDysAvar1.4, whole genome shotgun sequence genomic region harbors:
- the LOC136261794 gene encoding lysosomal cholesterol signaling protein-like has translation MSDESISELFPALGRTFAIIFIGYLLAKFKCVTEQTAGILGIVVGRITLPALILQNLATLDLNDVNWRFMAGILITKSLIFAGVFVITLIFTRPVSIGKPAILGIFCTQGSDFPLGIPILSALYGDSVGPGGFHYISYIYLITPIQHGLINPIGYFCMEYALQKSTHNNPQSSVSWKALLYKTLWNLMINPIFNMTVLGITINLVMSKVIHGGDNNYDPDDNLKKWMKQFLTLLGNAYYALALIYLGISMYGKLNRLTVVLVLKLLLLCFVTLILTPLVWQLVLEALGLGKQITTYGFILGTLPASPSVFVYATLFRCGIDLVGPALVLCTSLSAPIIYLSARMALIRDVNSNDYHSVIKHTRLDCSIVSIVSVVIVFCLFVSARRYRSHVHVFVMHLMAAIVMMCSGAIAVTYTTKDTPWNYFSFTFYLGGTYATRLWSALLSLELVILLKFGPHFVPVRWIFTLMAGWGLPLISTVVTIIIIAEGHKIHTTLDKTYYLGDAQLVLSYIFLGTSAIIITSSLIFIILHVIRRSRHPVVEIDRSVSSTCVAPLAITQDTEKLLYIQNTSFNSSVSSGSSDNAERTSLLNGSINQSKPIVKSSTSDSEVITFADIPMPGLWEHDEAGRNTDRIIILLFILLASVVVGLFAVSYNASHPDEKNGVYVEVDVLDSVMNYGQGLFLLLLFVTEKNWAALLLGMRVRKWLYHVENVVIPNKDSLDSATVHLCETFRSLHLKDLEKELPTTKRYHHRTFEKVFTGTELVDWLLSRKLVYSREDGVSFGAVLLQGQVIEHFYQDHYFHDNNYFYHVKPTC, from the exons ATGAGTGATGAATCAATTTCTGAATTGTTCCCGGCCCTTGGAAGGACATTTGCAATAATTTTTATTGGATACTTACTTGCAAAGTTCAAATGTGTTACCGAACAAACTGCCGGTATTCTTGGAATCGTTGTTGGGAGGATTACACTACCAGCTTTGattctacagaatttagctactcTGGATCTCAATGATGTTAACTGGAGATTTATGGCAGGAATATTGATAACAAAATCTTTAATATTTGCTGGAGTATTTGTAATTACACTGATCTTCACTCGACCTGTCAGTATTGGAAAACCAGCCATCCTTGGTATTTTCTGCACACAGGGTAGTGATTTTCCCTTGGGAATACCAATCT TGTCAGCTCTCTATGGGGACAGTGTTGGTCCAGGAGGATTCCATTACATAAGCTACATCTATCTGATCACACCAATACAACATGGACTGATCAATCCAATTGGATATTTCTGTATGGAATATGCTCTCCAGAAATCCACACATAATAATCCTCAGTCATCGGTCTCTTGGAAAGCACTGCTCTACAAGACTTTGTGGAATCTTATGATCAATCCCATTTTTAATATGACAGTATTAGGCATAACAATAAACCTGGTAATGTCCAAAGTTATTCATGGAGGTGATAACAACTATGATCCTGATGATAATCTGAAGAAGTGGATGAAACAGTTTCTGACGTTACTGGGGAATGCATATTACGCTTTGGCACTGATATATCTTGGTATAAGCATGTATGGAAAACTTAATAGATTAACTGTGGTGCTTGTACTGAAGTTATTGCTTCTCTGCTTTGTTACACT GATTTTAACACCACTGGTGTGGCAGCTTGTACTGGAAGCTCTTGGGCTAGGCAAACAAATAACGACATATGGATTTATTTTAGGTACATTACCTGCCAGTCCATCTGTATTTGTTTATGCCACTCTTTTCCGGTGTGGAATTGATCTG GTTGGTCCAGCACTTGTGTTGTGTACATCTCTGTCTGCTCCTATTATATACTTATCAGCTAGAATGGCACTTATTAGGGATGTTAATTCTAACGATTATCACAgtgtaataaaacacacaaGACTAGATTGTAGTATAGTCTCCATTGTATCTGTG GTCATTGTGTTCTGTTTGTTCGTTTCTGCTCGGAGATATCGTTCACATGTACACGTCTTTGTGATGCATCTGATGGCAGCTATT GTTATGATGTGTTCTGGAGCTATTGCAGTCACTTACACTACTAAAGATACTCCATGGAACTACTTTTCATTTACATTTTATCTTGGTGGAACATATGCAACAAGACTGTGGTCTGCACTACTCAGTTTAGAACTAGTTATTCTGTTAAAATTTGGACCACACTTTGTCCCTGTTAGGTGGATATTCACCTTGATGGCAGGATGGGG GTTACCACTGATCAGTACTGTGGTtactattataataattgctGAAGGACACAAAATACACACAACACTTGATAAAACTTATTATCTTGGAGATGCACAG TTGGTATTATCATACATATTTCTGGGGACTAGTGCTATCATAATCACCTCATCACTGATCTTCATAATTCTCCATGTTATCAGAAGATCAAGACATCCTGTCGTTGA AATCGATCGTTCAGTCAGTAGTACTTGTGTCGCTCCACTGGCTATAACACAAGACACTGAAAAACTCCTTTACATTCAGAATACATCATTTAATTCATCAgttagtagtggtagtagtgatAATGCTGAACGGACTTCACTACTTAATGGTTCAATCAACCAATCAAAGCCAATTGTGAAATCATCAACATCTGATAGTGAAGTGATCACATTTGCTGACATACCAATGCCAGGTTTATGGGAACATGATGAAGCAGGGAGGAATACTGACAGGATTATAATTCTGTTGTTCATTTTACTAGcatcagtagtagta GGATTATTTGCAGTCTCATATAATGCCAGTCATCCTGATGAAAAGAATGGAGTGTATGTTGAAGTGGATGTGTTGGATAGTGTAATGAATTATGGACAG GGTCTCTTTTTGCTTCTACTCTTTGTGACAGAGAAGAACTGGGCTGCACTGCTGTTAGGAATGAG GGTACGTAAGTGGTTATATCATGTGGAGAATGTGGTCATACCGAATAAGGATAGTCTAGACAGtgctactgttcatttgtgtgaAACGTTCAGATCATTACACTTGAAGGATTTGGAAAAGGAATTACCAACTACCAAAAG GTATCACCATCGTACTTTTGAGAAAGTGTTCACTGGTACAGAACTAGTGGATTGGTTATTGAGTAGGAAACTGGTTTACTCAAGAGAAGATGGTGTCAGTTTTGGAGCTGTCTTACTTCAAGGACAAGTCATCGAACACTTCTATCAAGATCACTACTTCCAtgataacaattatttttatcATGTTAAGCCGACATGTTAA